Part of the Cyprinus carpio isolate SPL01 chromosome A12, ASM1834038v1, whole genome shotgun sequence genome, CATATTtagacacaaataaataaagtgcaataataaaattaGGCCAATGATACagtatatgaacaaacccctcagtaaaaacctccagaatatagataggaataaaactgtaagttttggtgtatgagagtgctgctgaagtggagaaacaaactcttgTTGAGAAACctgcctttaaagatatgtactgtaactgaaatctacagacgcaaacaaataaagtacaataataaAATCAGGCCAATGACATATGAACAAACCCCACAGTAAAAACCTTCacaatatagataggaataaaactaaattttggtgtatgtaagtgctactgaagtggaaatttcttttttaaaggtaTGTACAGTATTGTAAttaaaatctacagatgcaaatagataaagtgcaaatataaaataaggcTAATGAtgtatgaacaaacccctcagtaaaaaccttcagaataaagataggaataaaactgctaagtttggtgtttgtaagttGTGGTGAAGTGGAGATAAAAACTTTTAgagatatgtattgtaattgaaatctacagacgcaaatagataaagtgcaattaaaataacacataattgtgtattttagatgttttcGTTCCACTAGTCTAAAAAAAACCCCCCACAAGTTATGGAAGCAAAACAGGCCAAAATTTCAAACTTGTcctgtgcatgaaaaaaaatggttttgcctATTGTGTCATGTTTgcatatgtaaaacattttactcaTCATAACCTTCAGTCTTATTCAAAACCACTGATTCTATTCCAGTGCAGTGACCAATCAGAGCTCAGTACCCACCCACTGCCACCATTCCAGACTCCACGTTTCCAGACATCTCACTGCAGATGCTCTTCTCAATGTCTTTGCCGCACATCTGCTGGTACTCATGAAACACTGAGAAAGACATCGTATCCAAACGTTACTGACAATCTGTCAAACCTGGTGCAATGCATCATTTAATCTGCATTATCAGGGAATAATGACTTCATATTCAGTCTGTTCCTTACACAAATCTATCATACGACTTATAAAATAGTGCACAGAGAAATGTCGACTGTTATGAGACTTtaagcattgttttgtttttttgtctttatttttgttgtcatttttagagCAAATAAAGCAGAGGAAATCATTAAAAACTGCAACAGCGTATGAGGATTTTCCATATGATTCAGGGAACTCAAGTGGATAAATTTCTCTAGTTGACTGCTTCTGAACAGAATGTCCTAGTTAGGGAAATAACAGCAGTTCCTGTGTATCTCTGTGGCCGTTTAAGCGCAGTGGGCTGGTGGTTTTTACCTTGTCTCAGATGTGGTTTACTGCGAGCGCACAGAATCGCATTAAACTGAGACTCGTCGGTGCCGACTTTATTCTCTCCTGCAGCGTAGAGTTTCTGCAACACAGAAAACATGTATCTGTATGTGCACAACAGCAGCCAAAGATGCACATTTACATTAAAGGTGAATTTGTTTAAGCAAATCAAGGCTCGTCTCCAACCTGAGCTTCCTGTTTGGCCAGAGAAATGTCCACAGTCTCTTTCTCATCTCGATTACCCTGAAAACAAATtatggaaaacatttttatctatACAGTTCTGATTTTACAATCGGTTTTGGActggaaattaatattttgtgttgatCTACAgcagtgttattattgttttttgttaaaaattgtttgtatatatatatatatatatatatatatatatatatatataaactattaatgactaataaattaaatagtaaaggaaataaaattaaatctaaattttaaattgaaaatcttaaacttaaaaaaatttaaaataaaatactgaaataaaagtattataaagtttaagtattaaaatgactaaaagtaaaactgaaataagtataaattaaatacattttagttcaagtttataacaaactaaaatgataacaaactgacaatataaaaataaaagctatttctattaaatttgatttggtgttgcatatgcattacttttaaaggaTATTACTATAACTACAAGAAATAATGCTAGCTCAAAGtataacttaaaatattataatgctatattaataatactaaaataacactgatctgcAGCAAAGAAGTCAAATATTTATTCACAAGATTACAATGTTTTATAAACCTCCTACATTGCCATTTATATTGCAACGTATTTTTtcctgcttaaaataaaataaaataaaataaaataaaataaaataaaataaaataaaataaaataaaataaaataaaataaaataaaataaaataaaataaaataataataataataataataaattaaaattaaaataaaaataaaataaaattaaattaaattaaattaaattaaattaaattaaatgttatgacAAAAACATAAGAGGTTTTGGTTATCTGATAAATGGCTGCAAGTTTGATTTACAATAAATTGTaatcaagaaaatatttttgtaaagatattttcctgttatttttcatattttttaaagatatggcTAAAAACTCTGTGATTAATGATCACTAAAACATCAAATGCCCTACGTGAGAAATTGGTAAAGATGTGATGAAAGACCCAAAGCTGACTGATGAATGTCTGTACCTGAGACAGAGAGATGAGCAGACGGCGGAAGTGTCCAGACGTGTCGCCGCTGATGGCGTCCTCCAGAGATTTACCATACTCTAGACAACAAACACTCATCATAAACCTCTGCTAATTAAACACGTGATCGGCGATATTCAGCAGGTTTGTGATCACAGACTCACCTGCCTTATACACCTTATTAATCTCCTGAATCTCAGCATTACTACGAGAGGACAGAATCTCTATGAGACAGGCCTCATCGGTTCCTGCACCCTGAAAACACCAGTGAAACAATCATTACAAATACAACTCGCCATTTCTTTAATCATCTTAAAAGTGCTGTGACTTATATTCCAAAGAAACTCATATATTACAATTATGTATGTGAGCCTGTTTATTTGTACAACACATATAATTTCAGCTTCACTTTACATACATTAGCTTTGGCTtgccatttataataaatgttgtttataaagaATGACCCTGTGATTGATGTCTGTTTCATGCTTATATCTTTCATTCCTGTTCTGCTCCTGAATATCGATTTGTTGTGgagtaaatacatatttataatgtttataaatgtttcatttactGCTATTTTACATTATGTCtgactgtaataataaaatgtgatttataatcTACACTAATGcgacttttgtatgttttttgttttttgctctcaacaatgcaattttgacttattttccaaaaaataaaaaattttctgATAACAAGGTTTTCATTCTATTTAAAAGTTATGTGAAATTATTTGGTTATTCACTGAAGATTTTTTGCTATTAAGCATCCTCATATTCACAGTCTAATATTTGTGGAAGTTGTTTTGGcaacagaataataaaatataaatggtaaTAGTGACTTTTTCCCTCAAAGTTCAAGCTTTTTTTCTCAGCAtcctgaggggggaaaaaaacctgaCCTGTGAAATATAGACTTAGAATGCAAGATTTAATTTccaaattctgtctttttttatctgattctgagtttatgtcttgcaGCTTTttttgccatggaataaaaaataaaagatcattgCATTTAaccctttaatctttttttctaacaattctgaatttatatctttttttatatccaaggaaaaaaaagtcagaattgtgagacaatatgtcacaattaccttattttatttttttttattctgtagcagaaacaagcttccaaatATGTTTGATTAGTTTTCAGTCAGGTTTCTTTCATATTGTTCCAGTGCAGCATGATAATCACAGACTCAGAGCTCATCTGGCAGTACTTCTGCTCTCGACTCTGTAATTACACGCCTGTGTTTCATTAATGACTGCTGAGAAACTCAAGCAGCTGTATACGAGATCAAGCAAAAGCATGCTTGGCTGGGTCAGTGTCAGCACGTTTCCCTGCATACTACACTGGGATAAAGCGCTCAGCTTTTATCAGCACTGCATGTACGATTGTCTAGATCAGTCACTTACGAGGCTGCATTTCAGTGAGGATGCTGCCTATGCAGACAGCAAGTGCAACTGACCAATATATCTTTTTCCTGAAAAATGAAGGGAAAGAAAGCAAATCTCACAGAGATGGCCTCCTTGAGTTCAGAGGCGTCAAAGTGTGCAGGAGTCTTCAGCATGGCCAGCACCAGATCTTCAAAGTCTCCTTTCAGCTCTGACTTCAGATCGCTGAACAGATCCTGcaaagcattttaaatgcaaagtcaCACACGAGAAACCTCAACACAGTCACAAGTATCTGATGCTTCATTCCTCATCTGTTCACCTTGCCGTAGGTGGTTTTATACGCCGCCTTCAACGGCACGCGCTGCTTGTTGGATCGAGTGCCGAGAAGCTCAATAATGGCGTTTTCATCAGTTCCTGTGAGCAAAACACATTCAGCTCTTTGTATTTAAAGACATGTGAATGTATAGTATACAAACGTTTTTGTGgtgcaaatatattaataatttcttcTCACCGAAGCCCTTCATGGCTTTCCGTAACACCTCGACGTCTCTGAGAGGATCGGCGCCAGGAAGGTCCTTGATGGATCCGCGGTATCCCTTCTAAACATGGAAAACATTAGGAAACACTTAAAACTGGTCACATCTTACATTGTtacaatattatttcatattttgatttttattatattttataaattgtaaataaataaatgcatttaaaatgtaactaattaatttttctgtaattaatcaagATTAAACTGATATTGCGATTAATCagttaatggcatctttttactgTACTGATACTGCTGCCTctgttgaagatgtttttttttaattcatcaatttctgaagaaaattagTAAATATAGCCATTTAACATTACAGTAAAGTTGCgccatcattttaaacatttaacaggcCTAAACTGTTACAGAACCTAATATTACAACTTTTCATTTACGTGAACTAAAAACAATCATCACataagcacattaaaataaatgttacatttagctgtttttaacgcatttattagaaaaaaataattgcatttctgaaacttggttgatttgacacggaatgaccttttaatatttaattatttgaggTTTTCCATGACTGTGGTGACCTTGACAATCTAAACCAAACTAAAGCCTGATGCGGCTGATGAAGCTGAAGTCTCTCACATTGGCAGTAGGAGCGACCGGCGGTGTCGGTCCGGTCGGGACACCTCCTCCATACCCGGGCATTGACGGGTTCGGGGCACCTGGGTACGCTGGCATGGGCTGCTGTCCCGGAGCTGGGCCCCCGGGGTAACCCTGAGGCATTCCTCCACCCGGCTGCATTTATAAGACAAGACACATGATGCATTTCACTTCGCACCTCAGAAGAAGAGCTTAATGGAacaacagttcaaccaaaatacTGCAGTGCATTTGAAAATACAGTACATGACTGATTGTGTACAATAAAAGAGGCAGAAATAAAGGGATCCTTACAGCTCCAAACCCTGGTTGGCCGCCCCATCCACCTGTTAACAACACAAATAACTCAGTGCTACTGTCTCGctgacaataaaaacacaaagcattATGCAACaacatcactttaaaaaaattatgcatgatgcatgaaaaacagaaattgatgcatttaaaatgcaatgtaaaaaaactaaacattaaagAGTTTTactcttgatgttttattttttcccaaaaagttttttgcaaagatttatagttttgttttaatttttctgcattctgttttaattaaattttaatcatcCAAAAGGATGTCTAAGCAACTGAAttcctaaaactttaacaattttatgatttattaaaattttaacaataatagtgtcctatgaaatgttttttaaaattctgtgttgtgttttaatttttctggattctgtgtaTTACGATTTACTACAAATATTATTATCAAAAGCActggtaaacaaataaattaataaaaaaaatatatttaaataaaaattaatcttttaaaattttataatttcctttcattttttttaatttaaatgaaaacacaaatgaaaaataaatgtgtgatattggttaaaaaaatgatgttttattacttttattaatttgagAAGATCATTCTACTGTACAGTAAATTTTTATGCCTAGTTTCCATGATTCTGTCCACGTTTTCCACACTGCggaacattttctttttctgttttgtcagCATGCAAACAGCTTTTCAAATTAGAATGTGgtcttattaatatattaatatatatatatatatatatataatatattaatatatatatatatatatatatatatatatatatatatatatatatatatatatatatatatatatatatatatatatatataatttgaagtGCATCAGCTCCTGTTTATGatgcataattttttaaatatgtataatttggaaaataatgcattaaaatgacttatttttaatTGCCAAATACATCCCATTAATGCTCAGTTTTTCAGAAGCTGAGGTCAGTATGTGCAGCTCATCCAGTTGTAGGATCCCATGATGCTCCTGCTACAGAGCTCAGACTAACCGGATTGGCCTGCAGGGGGCATGTTGGGGTAGGTCCCGGGTTGGGCACCGGGGTAACCTCCTGCCTGTGGCGGAAAGCCTCCTCCTGGGGCTGCTGGGTAACCGCCGGCTTGAGGAGGGTAACCGCCGGCCTGAGGTGGGTATCCTGCTCCGGGGGGACACGCTCCGGGCTGAGGGGGGTAGTATCCACCCTGGGGTGGATAGGCTCCTGGTTGGGGTGGGTATCCACCCGGGGCCTGCTGATACGGGCCGGAGGCGGGAGGGTAACTTCCACCCGCAGGAGGGTATCCAGGGTAACTCATCTCTGACACCTGCACACATGCAGGAACATGAAGTCAGATCACATCAATCATCAGCAGCAACTCGAATGTGATAAATGATGTCGAAAAATACAACACCAGGCAAAACTGGTGACAGTGCAGCTGAAAATGATTCATAATTTCATGACATTCACATTATCTTAATTACTGTTTACATCTGTATGAAAAAGTCTGCTGCAgactttcattcattcactctgaGATCCCTAAAAAACGGTCtgttttttgtaaaacacaacttttgtgtgtttttccttcCAAAAAAAGTCACGGTTTATCATGAATAATATAGGATAGTCAAATTAACAAATGACAATTCATGCAATTAATAAAAGAtcttctctctctgtttatgatctgtttagatcttttttttttttttttttgtagcaaattttcagcaattgcacatttttgtttgtttacacaaaaactgCTGTAACTTTTGCACAAAGTTCTgccataatacataattatttaaaaatatatctatctgTAATATGTTgctaaatacataatatttaatttttttaataaataaaaatttaaaatacaaataaatgtatttatttacttttatgaccataatatttaagttttttaaagaaaaaatgtttaaaataaaaataaatatatgtatttactttTATGACCATTTTTACAGCAGGGAGgcatattttgttaattaatttagatTATAGCTGTTCATTTTGTATCCCTCATTGCTGTACAGcgatttgcatttttgttttacacaaaactgattaatgttttgcattatttaaatatttattaaatctgctgcactaaaaattaaaaaaagacagggCATCAAATGATAATTTTTAGTGGTCTTTACCATGTAGGTATTCCTATTTTTATAATCTTGCTTACAAACCGTTGGCTCGGCCCGATCTGTACACACACCCAGAAGTCAAGAGTGTGATAAGAAATCTTTAAAGCCTTTAAGGAGGGAATATTTCAACACTGCAATCCAACATCCAATGTGTGTATATAACACACTGACCAAacaatacgtgtgtgtgtgtgtgtgtgtgtgtgtgtgtgtgtgtgtgtgtgtgtgtgtgtgtttttctgtatatatacacaagagtatatatatataatgaatatgcatgatatatatatatatatatatatatatatatatatatatattagacttgtgccggtattcggtaatgcgatatattgcggtaatgaatatgcatgatattgttatcgtgggcacttctaaataccgtgaataattatatatgacaaattattcagaatttggaatgcattttaagaatatttttaccatcaactgctcaaaatgcacaacaccactgtctgctgcttgaaagaagcgtGCGCTCTGATATAAACAAGCAGgtaagagaagcacatggaggaacacgtgagagacgcgctaaatgaaatcacattcactctctgacagcagatggcgctaaaatgcagcccttaccctgtaaactccataaataaagcagctgctactttctaaaacgtatttaaatagatttaaatagccattcagatttgtggatttgctatggtgttcatcacagagccaaatactttaatatttagacttaataggctattttattttcaaacttttttttttttaatctggactacaacatgccctagatattgtttgaaagtgttttgattctttattgttcattcactctttacattagggcttctttagttaacaaactgccaatgaaaaattcttctgaacattcattaatcttaggtattccaatatttaataacacattgttaaaaatgaaagttgcaactgtgttatttaatgagctaacataaactaagacttgtatttttttaacaaagattaataacttctatagcaaatgtagctattgctcattgtttagctgtgcatttattgaatgagcactatgcgatgtccgaactgattacactatattttatgtattgcactatattttatgtaaacatcattttctatttttaaactgtcttaaattctttttaaatcaattttttaaatcattttcaaagttcttaaatcgcttgtttttatttttgaggttatttttcttcatgatttttttttactttattttatgtaaagcactttgaattaccattgtgtacaaaatgtgctatataaataaacttgacttgtgttaatgcataatgttaatgcattaactaaggttaactaatgatgtcttattgtaaagtgatacctattggtctttatagttcttttgcactttaatgtgtaaagcttttaactttatatattttttctgtattgctttattgtatttaaatgttcagttatttttgttataagaaaaaaagttatttaacctgttatactgtattatgaccacttaaatttcaataccgtgataataccgtataccatgataaaagcataagcaattaatcacaacaggaaaatttgataccggcatatgctctaatatatatatatatatatatatatatatatataatatatatatatatatatatatatatatatatatatatatatacatatatatatattatttcatgtcaGGGATAAAACACCTTCCTCTATTTGCAActttaaataaactgataaaGCCAAGAGGTTCACAAACTTTTCCCAACAAAGATATTTAGATATAAAGTGCTAtaacttttccagtcatttgcaatttttaaaaacatcacatcaCACTTACAAATCATTTCTAGctggataaaaataataaagataattcaGTACATTTACCATATGAATTTCAATGACTTTTCCAGAACACACTATTAAAACTCACTTATATTTCCAGATTTTCCAAGACCATAGAAGAAACCCATTTTGTACAattgtgtattatttaatatggCTCTTTTTATCTAGTTATAGAAACTGTATTTTTAGTTTAACTCAGAACTGTGCATATCAATTTGGGCACAGTTTGTTTACTAATTCATTCAGGTTTGGgtcaacttgagggtgagtaaaagataacagaagtttcatttatgggtgaactgtccctttaagggtcCACTAACTTTCTCGCGTGACTGTATGCTGCTAGTAAGCTTTTGGTCGAAGCCCCTGCGTGTTAAACAGTGATCAGCGGTCAAACCGCACTGAAGCTCAGATCTGCAGTCATCCTGCTCTACACGACACAAATCAGCGCACTGCTTGAAGAAACGCACTGCAGCACAGACTCGTGTCTAAACATGAACCGAAACGCTCACGGCCTGACAGTCGcatactacatactacatactacatGCTACAtgctacatactacatactacatactacatactacagTGCGCACTTCGGCGTCGCTCTAAATAAAAACGACGGCCGAAGATTTCGGATTACACGACACACACCCAAACCATCTGAAACACACATCTGAATCAGGAAACAAGTGTAACATTCGGCATCGCGTTGCCAAGAAACATCTAAAGAACATCGCTTCACGCGGATTCATGCACACAGCGTTACATTGTGACTATCAAGAGCGCGCTGGGAGCGCAGCAAACGCGCGGTATATTGACGTTTTAACGCAGTAAAAAAGACTGTAAATGCTAAACTTACTGGGATGTGTGTGATGCGATGACTGGAGCTCGTGAGTTTGGACTGAATGAGGAAGTGTGTCACTATGGGTGGGACCCGATCCTGCCTTTACATCCCAAACAAAACATCCCTGCATTACGTGCTTTCTTTAACCCTTTCACGCATGAATGATTAAATCACaaagtagtatttttttatatgtttgtttttactttttaagcaaGTGAAAAATCAGGTCAATATTTTATGATACATAAACCAAAgtcatttctgttttgaatactgcaataATGTAACTGAACATCATGTGTAATGTTGTTTTGTGGATGTATGTCTCAGGTTTGCAGACGCCTGAGAGCAGTTAAAACTAAGTCTACACGTTTTCTAAATAGCACTTATTGTAATACTGTTCATGCTCTGTTTactatttattagatttattgatgtatttattttatgcaccCAAAGGATTGCATTTCAATTTCATCGTTGTACtcacaaaatgacaataaagagatttattcattcattcaataactttttttttcaatacattttattttaagggaaTTGCATATCTGTCCACTGTAGTGGACACCTGcatcaaatgtataaaaagtgaTTCAATAGAACTTATTGTTTGgtcttaaaaaacatgtttttaaaacatttattaagagCAAATGGtatgaatatgaaaattaaataacaacaagACGGCACGATAAAGTTAAGTGTAACAAACAAAaggtaagagagtgtgtgtgtgggggggggagtGTTATTCatacacaggtacacacacacacacacacacacacacaaatgcagtcatgcacacacatatccctgcacacatacagtacatgcctACACTTTAATATGACCTATATATCTAGATATAGACTATATAAGCATTGAACTCAATTATACAGTCTAAAGACTATTTTATGTTGCTGTTTAATAAAGAAGTGtaaatttcatcataattttGATAAAACACACAAAGTAAGGCATAATCTTATATCTTGGCCCAACAGGCACAATATATCCTTTGGCGCATAATGTCCACATAAATGTacaagaaaaacattattaaaatctgGATAAAAGTATATCTTATTtagctgaaaaaatatttttggcatCTGTCTGGTTTTCTTAGAATAAAAGGATTTAACATGTATTCCTGAGGTGCATCTCCTATTCCCGCCGAGATTCTGAATGTATTATGCATTATATCTCAAAACAAGAAAGAGATACAAAGACAATAATTAAATGGAATCATAGACAACACTTTGGTGGTTCACTAGTTGGTGGTTGGGACATGGTGCTACAATGGTTCAAAATGTAGTGGACACCATTCATGAAAGGGTTAAAAGAAAGATCACCTTTACTAATGATGCTAGACTATTGTGGGTTATTACAAGGGCATTTTAAACAGTTATTccttgaatgtatttttattttacttcttattTTACCAGTTTACTAGTATTTTGCTAGGCttattggttttagttttaatttactaATAAGTAATCCAAAATGTGCTACTTAAAGTCTATAGCAGTCATATTTCACAGCTAACAAAATACattctaagaacattttgctaacgTTCCCatattataaaaacacttttaagttaaaaacatcaaatttttgacatttttctttctttctttgtgataCAGACGTTAAGTGAACATTCCAGTTAATCATTTTGCAGACATTATTGGAATgatctctgaacattctgaaacaataGAAACAACAGACAATCTTCTAACTGAAAATTTTAGGAAAAAAGTTCCATGAACGATGTATAAATGATGTTTCTGTGCTCAGTAGTTTCCTGTGTTATGCCCTCGTATCAACTTCCCAAACAGTGAAAAGCAACTCTTTCAATCAGTTTCTGAAAGAATGCCAGACATCTGAACATATTATAGCCTAACATTTGTATAACTCATGGACAATTTTATTACTTTTGGTTTTAATGAGTGCAAAAACTGGTTTGTGTGGCAAATGTATATCCaataaaataagagagaaaagCCTCTTCGCATGACTAATGCTGAGCATGACACTGAATTTGAAAGAACGTGAcggacaaacaaacacagacaaacaaacaaaccatttgCATGAAAACGACAGgtgctcctcttcctcctgtgTCACATGGCTCACGTCCATCCCGGCCTCTCACTCATTTAGATAAGCATGTAGAGAAATAAAAGAGTCTTTGGGTTTGGCTTCAGAAGCGTGTGAACAGCAGTGGAAAAACTGGTCATGTTTACGTCAGGAGCATCCTGAACATCATATGCTTCCAGATAAGAAGGGAAACACCATTTCTAAGAGTTTCCAAGGCTTGCCTGATATTTACACAACTTCACCATGTTTATAACcataataaatcacatttcattttagaaCTACTTTAATTCCTCCATGTTTCTTACATTATGAAATCATGTTTAGGTTAATGtgtaatgtaaatatgaaacaaGCTGTTCAGGGaaagcaaaaacacacagcaaaagacacaaaagacacacccacacagacacacacagagagagagagtttcacaTTTCACAGAGTTCAGCTGCTTTGCTTTCAGCAGCCTGTAACAGATTGACATGAACACCAGAGGGCAGAGTCTACAGCTGATCACACTGAGTCAGGCTCAGATTtgaatttcaatgatttaatcTAAAGTAAATCACAAACTGAGTCCCATAAGTCTGACACCTCAATAAAACACCCTGCgattcaaaaaattttaatatgaaaaGGAACAAAGCAGTTAGCAAAATTTTAGAATAACAGTTGCAGTGGTAGAATAAAAAAAACCCGGTCAATTTGTGACTGATATACAAGACAATACTTGtaaatttattatgattattacaagCATATATCTATCATGGTACAGTTTTTGTAAGGATGCCAGACATCTGGATGTTTTATAGCCTTTTGGAGAACTTTATTGCATTTGGTTTTTACGAGTACAAAAACTGGCTGTGTGGCTgagttatattatataaaagaaaagagaaaagcctCTTGttcatcttaatatatatatatatatatatatatatatatatatatatatatatatatatatatatataaacatgttaaaatatgttaacaagcaaacaaaaaacagacatgaAGTTATTAACTGATGTTTTACACATAAACAAGTAGAAAAG contains:
- the LOC109053674 gene encoding annexin A4-like produces the protein MSYPGYPPAGGSYPPASGPYQQAPGGYPPQPGAYPPQGGYYPPQPGACPPGAGYPPQAGGYPPQAGGYPAAPGGGFPPQAGGYPGAQPGTYPNMPPAGQSGGWGGQPGFGAPGGGMPQGYPGGPAPGQQPMPAYPGAPNPSMPGYGGGVPTGPTPPVAPTANKGYRGSIKDLPGADPLRDVEVLRKAMKGFGTDENAIIELLGTRSNKQRVPLKAAYKTTYGKDLFSDLKSELKGDFEDLVLAMLKTPAHFDASELKEAISGAGTDEACLIEILSSRSNAEIQEINKVYKAEYGKSLEDAISGDTSGHFRRLLISLSQGNRDEKETVDISLAKQEAQKLYAAGENKVGTDESQFNAILCARSKPHLRQVFHEYQQMCGKDIEKSICSEMSGNVESGMVAVVKCIKNTGAYFAERLHKAMQGVGTKDRTLIRIMVSRSEVDMLDIRQEYLRLYGKSLYTAISGDTSGDYKKLLLKLCGGSD